One genomic region from Reichenbachiella ulvae encodes:
- a CDS encoding DUF4251 domain-containing protein, giving the protein MRSLLIIFALLLLTAFAVLAQDKQSKRAAKKEAEAKKYALTKEILESGEYYFVADWATTQKGRRINLISNPNQFKISDQKAEASMPYFGAVQMYDMSGQGGINIEGPVENYEVKYNEKKNRITVTFKARSSTGNETYACTFNMGATGGTSLSITSGARNRISYSGQIKALSDTNPKE; this is encoded by the coding sequence ATGAGAAGCCTGTTAATCATTTTCGCACTTTTATTGTTGACCGCATTTGCGGTTTTGGCTCAGGATAAACAATCAAAAAGAGCAGCTAAGAAGGAAGCAGAAGCAAAGAAATATGCTTTGACTAAAGAAATCCTGGAATCTGGCGAGTACTATTTTGTGGCCGATTGGGCTACTACCCAAAAAGGGAGAAGAATCAATCTCATTTCCAACCCGAATCAATTCAAAATTTCTGATCAAAAAGCTGAGGCCAGCATGCCTTACTTTGGCGCAGTTCAGATGTATGACATGAGTGGCCAGGGAGGAATCAATATCGAAGGCCCGGTAGAAAACTATGAGGTCAAATACAATGAAAAGAAAAACAGGATCACGGTTACTTTCAAGGCGAGATCCAGTACGGGCAACGAGACTTACGCCTGTACTTTTAATATGGGTGCCACTGGCGGTACGAGTCTGAGTATAACCAGCGGTGCCCGCAATAGGATCAGTTATTCTGGTCAGATCAAGGCTCTTTCAGATACAAACCCAAAAGAATAG
- a CDS encoding DinB family protein: MKRSELIESLKKDTLEVLEEVKSLETLGEELLSRRPNPNKWSVIECIEHLNIADGHYLTLFEKKLPKAKASDKEEYDSSWMGNYFVKVMKPRPDGSIPSPMRTMSKFDPEVKVHADTLTKFKKDQLELIKYLDMAASLDLKAIKISSAIGRLVTFRLGDAFRFVIAHNQRHIIQAKNVLKALEEESVSV; this comes from the coding sequence ATGAAAAGGTCTGAACTCATCGAATCCCTCAAAAAAGACACTCTAGAAGTATTAGAAGAAGTGAAGTCTCTGGAAACCCTCGGCGAGGAGCTATTGTCCAGGCGTCCCAATCCAAACAAATGGAGTGTGATCGAGTGCATAGAACATCTCAATATTGCAGACGGGCATTATTTAACCCTGTTCGAAAAGAAATTGCCCAAGGCCAAAGCCTCAGATAAGGAGGAGTATGATAGTAGCTGGATGGGAAACTATTTCGTGAAAGTGATGAAGCCAAGACCTGATGGATCGATCCCATCTCCAATGCGCACCATGAGCAAGTTCGATCCAGAGGTGAAAGTTCATGCCGATACATTAACGAAGTTTAAGAAGGATCAACTGGAGTTGATTAAGTATCTGGACATGGCAGCTAGCTTAGATCTAAAGGCCATTAAGATCTCATCAGCGATAGGTCGTTTGGTTACTTTTAGATTGGGAGATGCCTTTCGTTTCGTGATCGCGCACAATCAGCGACATATTATTCAGGCCAAAAATGTGCTGAAAGCGCTGGAGGAAGAATCGGTGAGTGTGTAA
- a CDS encoding alanine/glycine:cation symporter family protein encodes MQELNDILILIDSYIGSSGWFPYVLLGTGLFFTIYLKFPQIRYFGFAVKVVKGKFDKSDDEGDTSHFQALATALSGTVGTGNIAGVALAIHIGGPAALFWMLATAAVGMCTKFVEVTLSHKYREKTEDGTMAGGPMYFMKNKMNMKWLAAAFAVATVLSSFGTGSLPQINSISTTLYSTFGIDLMVTGAVLSVLLGLVIIGGIKRIAAVTEKLVPSMALIYFIGAFAVIFYNYDQIIPSFTSIFADLFSGSSATGGFLGASVAFAFNKGVGRGLFSNEAGQGSAPIAHASAKGHEPVSEGMVAILEPFIDTIVICTITGMVLLSSGVWNEKMENQFDYADLTILEQVNASDQDEEGQQILYKHISGKETLPSFDGTLEVKDGKAINPVTFIHARSLAENVMIYKDGEPFTGETEIESGYPTDITVSFRGKSLIHSAPLTAEAFGRGFFGEYGKYIVSLGILLFAFSTAISWSYYGDRAMTFLFGSRSVVYYRIVYVIGFFVASFTDTTIIWSLAGIAIAVMTLPNLFGLVYLHKDMKQTVNEFWDGFKKEYPDEKTPE; translated from the coding sequence ATGCAAGAGTTAAACGACATCTTGATCCTAATTGATAGTTATATAGGCAGCTCTGGCTGGTTTCCTTATGTACTACTTGGGACTGGACTATTCTTTACCATCTACCTAAAGTTTCCACAAATAAGATATTTCGGATTTGCCGTCAAAGTAGTAAAGGGCAAATTTGACAAAAGCGATGATGAGGGTGATACCTCCCATTTTCAAGCGCTGGCTACTGCGCTTTCGGGTACAGTAGGTACGGGTAACATCGCTGGGGTGGCGCTGGCCATTCATATTGGCGGGCCCGCTGCTCTATTTTGGATGCTAGCCACTGCTGCAGTTGGTATGTGTACCAAATTTGTAGAGGTGACTTTGTCTCACAAATACCGTGAAAAAACAGAAGATGGCACCATGGCCGGTGGCCCCATGTATTTCATGAAAAATAAAATGAACATGAAATGGTTGGCCGCAGCATTTGCTGTTGCCACTGTTTTATCGTCATTCGGGACAGGTAGTTTGCCTCAGATCAACAGCATCTCCACGACGCTATACTCCACTTTTGGCATTGATTTGATGGTCACTGGAGCAGTTCTTTCTGTTTTACTTGGATTGGTCATTATTGGAGGGATCAAACGAATTGCAGCAGTGACAGAAAAGTTGGTTCCTTCTATGGCTCTAATTTATTTCATCGGTGCTTTTGCTGTGATTTTCTACAATTACGATCAGATCATACCTTCTTTCACTTCCATCTTTGCAGATCTATTTTCTGGTTCATCGGCTACCGGTGGTTTCCTGGGAGCCTCTGTAGCTTTCGCATTCAACAAAGGCGTAGGAAGAGGCCTTTTCTCTAACGAAGCGGGTCAGGGTAGTGCACCTATTGCCCACGCTTCTGCCAAAGGACACGAACCTGTATCAGAAGGTATGGTGGCCATCCTCGAACCATTCATCGATACCATTGTGATTTGTACAATCACAGGTATGGTATTGCTTTCATCAGGGGTATGGAACGAAAAAATGGAGAATCAATTTGACTATGCTGATTTGACCATACTGGAGCAAGTAAATGCTTCAGATCAAGACGAAGAAGGGCAGCAGATTCTCTACAAGCACATATCAGGAAAAGAAACTTTGCCTTCATTTGACGGTACCTTAGAGGTAAAAGATGGCAAGGCAATCAATCCTGTTACTTTCATTCATGCCAGATCATTAGCTGAGAATGTGATGATATATAAGGACGGAGAGCCTTTTACTGGCGAAACAGAAATTGAGTCAGGCTATCCCACTGATATCACCGTATCTTTCAGAGGAAAATCACTCATCCATAGTGCTCCTCTAACTGCAGAAGCCTTTGGACGCGGATTTTTCGGTGAATATGGAAAATACATCGTCTCTTTAGGAATTTTACTATTCGCATTCAGTACTGCCATTTCATGGTCATATTATGGAGATAGAGCTATGACTTTCTTGTTTGGAAGCAGGTCTGTAGTCTACTACAGAATCGTATACGTGATTGGATTCTTCGTGGCTTCTTTTACAGACACCACGATCATTTGGTCCCTTGCCGGTATTGCCATTGCGGTGATGACACTTCCGAACCTTTTCGGGCTGGTCTACCTTCACAAGGACATGAAGCAAACGGTCAATGAATTCTGGGATGGATTCAAAAAAGAATACCCGGACGAAAAGACTCCAGAGTAA
- a CDS encoding DUF2911 domain-containing protein has translation MLKKILWVVGGIVILFGSYVVYEILTTKKYSPADKVAFQNESVEIEVDYCRPYKKGRNVFGDLLPYDTYWRTGANEPTIISFSDDVKFGGLKVKAGSYRLYTIPGKMTWTVALNSELETWGYWEPDYSMDVLRVEVPSQSYPCCQEQFVIQFPETEYGTDLVLIWDDVKVTVPIST, from the coding sequence ATGCTTAAAAAGATATTATGGGTTGTAGGAGGGATAGTCATTCTGTTTGGTTCCTATGTGGTCTACGAGATTTTAACGACCAAAAAATATAGTCCCGCCGATAAGGTTGCCTTTCAAAATGAATCTGTGGAAATAGAAGTGGACTATTGTCGTCCATATAAAAAGGGCAGAAATGTGTTTGGAGATTTGTTGCCTTATGATACTTATTGGCGTACTGGCGCTAATGAACCGACCATTATTAGTTTTTCGGATGACGTAAAATTCGGAGGACTGAAAGTCAAGGCAGGTAGCTATAGGCTGTATACCATTCCGGGGAAAATGACCTGGACAGTCGCACTCAATTCTGAATTGGAAACCTGGGGGTATTGGGAACCCGACTATTCGATGGATGTTTTGAGAGTGGAGGTTCCTAGTCAGTCTTATCCCTGTTGTCAGGAACAATTTGTGATTCAATTTCCAGAAACCGAATATGGAACTGATCTGGTCTTGATCTGGGATGATGTGAAAGTGACTGTTCCTATTTCGACTTGA
- the murA gene encoding UDP-N-acetylglucosamine 1-carboxyvinyltransferase: MASFHVTGGTQLKGDLIPQGAKNEALQILSAVLLTDEEMVINKVPNIRDVNKLIDLLNEIGVRVTKNSPESYTFKADNINIDFLESEEYSKMASSLRGSIMLLGPLLARFKKGMIPQPGGDKIGRRRLDTHFTGFQKLGAKFKYDKASGYYKIDASHLTGTYMLLDEASVTGTANIVMAAVLAKGKTTIYNAACEPYLQQLCSMLNRMGAKISGVGSNLLVIEGVESLHGTEHTMLPDMIEIGSFIGMAAMTRSEITIKNAGIPHLGIIPDIFKRLGIKMEFKGDDIFIPEQDHYEIETFIDGSIMTIADAIWPGFTPDLLSIALVTATQAKGTVLIHQKMFESRLFFVDKLIEMGAQVILCDPHRATVIGMDRKVPLRGITMTSPDIRAGVSLLIAAMSAEGDSIIHNVEQIDRGYQNIDGRLNALGAKIERI, from the coding sequence ATGGCTTCATTCCATGTGACTGGCGGCACCCAGTTGAAGGGCGATCTCATTCCCCAAGGTGCCAAAAATGAAGCACTTCAAATTTTGTCTGCGGTGCTTCTCACAGACGAAGAAATGGTCATCAACAAAGTCCCTAACATCAGGGACGTAAACAAGTTGATCGACCTACTCAACGAAATCGGAGTACGTGTCACCAAAAACAGCCCTGAGTCCTATACCTTCAAGGCTGATAATATCAATATTGACTTTTTAGAATCTGAAGAGTATAGCAAGATGGCTTCCTCGCTGAGAGGGTCTATCATGTTGCTGGGTCCGTTACTGGCTAGATTCAAGAAAGGCATGATTCCACAGCCTGGAGGTGACAAAATCGGAAGAAGGAGGTTAGACACTCACTTCACCGGTTTCCAAAAACTCGGAGCGAAATTCAAATACGATAAGGCTTCTGGCTATTATAAAATTGACGCCTCTCACCTGACTGGCACCTATATGCTACTGGACGAAGCGTCAGTAACAGGTACAGCCAACATCGTGATGGCGGCTGTATTAGCCAAAGGAAAGACCACCATATACAATGCGGCCTGCGAACCCTACTTACAGCAATTGTGTAGTATGCTCAATCGCATGGGAGCTAAAATATCTGGCGTAGGTTCGAACCTTCTGGTAATCGAAGGAGTCGAGTCTCTACATGGTACGGAACACACTATGCTACCCGATATGATCGAGATAGGTAGTTTCATTGGCATGGCAGCCATGACTCGATCTGAGATCACGATTAAAAATGCAGGCATTCCTCATCTGGGAATTATCCCTGACATCTTCAAAAGACTAGGGATCAAAATGGAATTCAAGGGAGATGATATTTTCATCCCTGAGCAAGACCATTACGAGATTGAAACCTTCATCGACGGTTCCATCATGACTATCGCAGATGCGATTTGGCCAGGCTTCACTCCTGACCTATTGAGTATTGCTTTGGTGACGGCCACTCAGGCTAAAGGAACTGTACTGATCCATCAAAAGATGTTTGAAAGTCGCTTGTTCTTCGTAGACAAGTTGATCGAAATGGGCGCTCAGGTTATCCTTTGTGATCCACATAGAGCTACCGTCATCGGTATGGATAGGAAGGTGCCATTGAGAGGCATCACCATGACCTCTCCTGACATCAGAGCGGGCGTATCACTCCTCATAGCAGCTATGTCAGCAGAGGGAGATAGCATCATCCACAACGTGGAGCAAATCGACAGAGGATATCAAAATATCGATGGTCGACTCAATGCTTTGGGAGCCAAAATCGAACGTATCTAA
- a CDS encoding class I SAM-dependent methyltransferase → MSKPAFLQHIKESLQGGTFVKLTLSKPFQKSSSLQNLYVRPIEIKNETVLNFLFRHLTQDETKNFDFEEGLKEVAKYLETHFKNAVLCTTTIDYTLLTSKKGKTTLQKKAVTREIEDVSHDKQKKKRSTAESTYLQKLGISDSQGNIIPKMADKYRQINKFLEIMESLLDSASLPPKPKIVDMGSGKGYLTFALYDYLTQKGLDVQVTGIELRKDLVDFCNQAATELGFDGLNFLDQPIEEYNDNDIDILIALHACDTATDDALAKGIASKAALIVSAPCCHKQIRKQLKGKPAENPILKYGIFKERQYEMVTDTIRALLLEREGYESKIFEFVSNEHTRKNVMLVGINHHNTRNSEQSTTKIQEIKKEFGIEYQQLERLLGD, encoded by the coding sequence ATGAGCAAACCGGCATTTCTGCAGCACATCAAGGAGAGCCTACAGGGCGGCACCTTTGTTAAGTTGACTTTGAGCAAACCTTTTCAAAAATCAAGTAGTCTTCAAAACTTGTATGTCCGACCGATTGAAATCAAAAATGAAACGGTACTCAACTTTCTCTTTCGCCATCTAACTCAGGACGAAACGAAAAACTTCGATTTTGAAGAGGGGCTGAAAGAAGTCGCCAAATATCTGGAGACGCATTTTAAAAATGCCGTGCTATGCACCACCACAATCGACTATACGCTACTGACCAGTAAAAAAGGCAAAACCACGCTACAAAAAAAGGCCGTAACCAGAGAAATAGAAGACGTGAGTCACGACAAACAGAAAAAGAAGCGATCTACAGCAGAGTCCACTTACCTACAGAAATTAGGAATCTCTGATAGCCAGGGAAACATCATCCCCAAAATGGCTGACAAGTATCGACAGATCAACAAGTTTCTTGAGATCATGGAGTCTCTACTTGACTCGGCTTCCCTCCCACCCAAACCAAAAATCGTGGACATGGGGTCTGGCAAAGGCTATTTAACATTTGCGCTCTATGATTACCTCACTCAGAAAGGTCTGGATGTACAGGTGACGGGAATAGAATTAAGGAAAGATCTGGTGGACTTCTGTAATCAGGCAGCCACGGAATTAGGATTCGACGGGCTCAACTTTTTGGATCAACCCATAGAAGAATACAACGATAACGATATAGACATACTGATCGCGCTGCACGCCTGCGATACTGCCACAGATGACGCGCTAGCCAAAGGAATCGCTTCCAAAGCAGCCCTGATCGTATCGGCACCCTGCTGTCACAAACAGATCAGAAAGCAGCTCAAAGGAAAACCTGCCGAAAACCCAATATTGAAATACGGTATATTCAAAGAGAGGCAGTACGAAATGGTAACAGACACCATTCGCGCCTTGCTCCTCGAGAGAGAAGGATACGAATCCAAAATCTTCGAATTTGTATCCAATGAGCACACACGCAAAAACGTGATGCTAGTAGGTATCAATCACCACAATACCAGAAACAGCGAACAGAGCACTACCAAAATCCAAGAAATCAAGAAGGAGTTTGGGATTGAATATCAGCAGTTGGAAAGGTTGTTGGGAGATTAA
- a CDS encoding ATP-dependent Clp protease ATP-binding subunit, protein MEAKFSNRVKEVISLSREEALRLGHDYIGTEHLILGMIREGEGVAISLLKKLGVSLDELRASIEKATKGSATNNVKNLANIPLTRQSEKVLKITYLEAKIFKSQLIGTEHLLLSILRDEDNIGTQILDKFDVAYDVVKELLEYQTEHPMSSSSDTDEPEDDSSRLFGAGGSGSSSSKDPKGGEKSRTPVLDNFGRDLTKLAENDKLDPIVGRDKEIERVAQILSRRKKNNPILIGEPGVGKTAIAEGLALRIVQKKVSRVLFGKRVVTLDLASLVAGTKYRGQFEERMKAVMNEIEKSPEVILFIDELHTIVGAGGASGSLDASNMFKPALARGEIQCIGATTLDEYRQYIEKDGALARRFQMVMVDATTKDETVQILNNIKDKYEDHHNVNYTEEAIQACVNLSDRYISDRFLPDKAIDVMDEAGSRVHINNIYVPDEIVSLEESIEEVKVEKNQVVKSQKYEEAAQLRDKEKKLIEQLELAKAKWEEETKSQRYTVNEDSVAEVIAMMTGVPAKRIAQKESKKLLTMKDDLQKKVIGQDDVIAKLTKAIQRTRVGLKDPKKPIGSFVFLGPTGVGKTELAKVLSKYLFDKDDALVRIDMSEYMEKFSVSRLVGAPPGYVGYEEGGQLTEKVRRKPYSVVLLDEIEKAHPDVFNILLQVLDDGILTDGLGRKVDFRNTVIIMTSNIGARDLKDFGAGIGFMNKPKKNNLDDIMKSTIQNALKKAFSPEFLNRLDDVVVFNSLEREDIHKIIDITLDSLLERVIELGYNVELTKKAKDFLADKGYDPAFGARPLNRAIQKYLEDQVAEFILTGDVQEGDTLLADYDGKSDALSIAVKKGKSKKEKKE, encoded by the coding sequence ATGGAAGCAAAGTTTTCAAATAGAGTCAAAGAGGTCATTTCACTAAGTCGCGAGGAAGCACTCCGTCTAGGGCATGACTACATAGGAACCGAACACCTCATTCTGGGAATGATCCGAGAAGGAGAAGGGGTTGCTATCAGTCTGCTAAAGAAACTGGGAGTTTCTCTTGATGAGCTGAGAGCCTCAATAGAAAAAGCCACCAAAGGATCTGCCACTAACAACGTGAAGAACCTGGCAAATATTCCATTGACTCGACAATCAGAAAAAGTATTAAAAATCACCTATTTGGAGGCCAAAATCTTCAAAAGCCAGTTGATCGGTACTGAACACCTTTTGCTTTCCATCCTAAGAGACGAAGATAATATCGGGACTCAGATCCTTGACAAATTTGATGTGGCTTACGATGTAGTGAAGGAATTGCTCGAATATCAGACAGAACATCCAATGTCTTCTTCATCCGACACGGATGAGCCAGAAGATGATTCTTCAAGATTATTTGGAGCGGGTGGTTCTGGCAGTTCTTCTAGCAAGGATCCGAAAGGAGGCGAAAAATCCAGAACTCCTGTTTTGGACAACTTCGGCCGTGACCTGACTAAATTGGCTGAGAACGACAAGTTAGATCCAATAGTAGGTAGAGACAAGGAGATTGAGCGTGTCGCTCAGATTCTGAGTAGAAGAAAGAAAAACAATCCAATCCTGATAGGCGAGCCTGGTGTGGGTAAAACTGCCATCGCAGAAGGTTTGGCATTGAGAATCGTTCAGAAGAAAGTATCCCGCGTACTGTTTGGCAAAAGAGTGGTTACACTCGACTTGGCCTCATTGGTAGCTGGTACAAAATATAGAGGACAGTTCGAAGAAAGAATGAAAGCAGTCATGAATGAGATTGAAAAATCTCCGGAAGTGATTCTATTCATCGACGAGCTGCACACAATTGTTGGCGCTGGAGGAGCATCAGGCTCGCTCGACGCTTCTAACATGTTCAAGCCTGCGTTAGCCAGAGGAGAAATCCAATGCATCGGGGCTACCACACTCGACGAATACAGACAGTACATCGAGAAGGATGGGGCTTTGGCTCGTAGATTCCAAATGGTAATGGTAGATGCCACCACCAAGGATGAAACGGTTCAAATCCTGAACAACATCAAGGACAAATACGAGGATCACCACAATGTAAACTATACCGAAGAGGCGATACAAGCTTGTGTCAACCTATCGGACAGATACATCAGTGATAGATTTTTGCCAGACAAAGCCATCGACGTAATGGATGAAGCAGGGTCTCGCGTTCACATCAACAACATTTATGTTCCAGATGAGATCGTAAGCCTGGAAGAATCTATCGAAGAGGTTAAGGTTGAAAAGAATCAGGTCGTAAAAAGTCAAAAATATGAAGAGGCGGCTCAGTTGAGAGACAAAGAAAAGAAACTCATCGAGCAACTCGAACTGGCAAAAGCCAAGTGGGAAGAAGAAACCAAATCACAGAGATACACAGTTAACGAAGACAGTGTGGCTGAGGTGATCGCTATGATGACAGGTGTTCCAGCGAAGAGAATTGCCCAAAAGGAAAGCAAGAAATTGCTAACCATGAAGGACGATCTTCAGAAGAAAGTCATTGGTCAGGACGATGTAATCGCCAAATTGACCAAGGCGATTCAAAGAACACGTGTAGGGCTGAAAGATCCGAAAAAACCGATTGGTTCTTTCGTATTCCTGGGACCAACAGGTGTGGGTAAAACAGAATTGGCCAAAGTACTTTCTAAATACCTATTCGACAAGGACGATGCCCTGGTGAGAATAGACATGAGTGAGTACATGGAAAAATTCTCGGTATCCAGACTCGTGGGGGCACCTCCGGGATACGTCGGATATGAAGAGGGTGGTCAATTGACTGAAAAAGTAAGAAGGAAGCCTTATAGTGTAGTTCTATTAGACGAAATAGAGAAAGCACACCCAGATGTATTCAATATCTTGCTACAAGTATTGGATGACGGTATTCTTACCGATGGTTTAGGTAGAAAAGTTGATTTCAGAAATACTGTAATCATCATGACTTCTAACATTGGTGCCAGAGACTTAAAAGATTTCGGAGCTGGAATTGGTTTCATGAACAAACCCAAAAAGAACAATTTGGACGACATCATGAAGTCTACGATTCAAAATGCATTGAAGAAAGCTTTCTCTCCTGAGTTCCTCAACAGATTGGATGATGTAGTAGTGTTTAATTCTCTAGAAAGAGAAGACATCCACAAAATCATCGACATTACTTTGGACTCGCTGTTAGAGAGAGTGATCGAATTGGGTTACAACGTAGAGCTGACCAAGAAAGCAAAAGATTTCTTAGCAGATAAAGGATATGACCCAGCATTTGGTGCCAGACCGCTCAATAGAGCCATCCAGAAGTATCTGGAGGATCAGGTAGCAGAATTCATCTTAACTGGAGATGTTCAGGAAGGTGATACACTACTTGCTGATTACGATGGTAAATCTGATGCTTTGAGTATTGCTGTTAAGAAAGGCAAATCGAAAAAAGAGAAGAAAGAATAG
- a CDS encoding Crp/Fnr family transcriptional regulator produces MTAYEHLHERIDSLSPLSESEWLDFSSRWHPHRFKKGDFMIEEGKVEKYFWFVHEGVLRAFFRRNGNESIVGFTYEGDFSGAYDSFLDQKPSDWNIQALSNVEALRISYQDLMEMYDAYKSVERWGRMFNARILIGMGRRQVEVRDFSAEERFDRLMQDSPHIFQKVPQKYLASYLGMTPETFSRMRKSTMKNSVVERT; encoded by the coding sequence ATGACAGCATACGAACACCTACACGAACGCATCGATTCTCTTTCTCCATTGAGTGAGTCAGAGTGGTTGGATTTCTCCTCGCGATGGCATCCTCATCGGTTCAAGAAAGGTGATTTTATGATCGAGGAGGGAAAGGTTGAAAAGTATTTTTGGTTCGTACATGAAGGAGTGCTAAGGGCTTTTTTCAGAAGAAATGGGAACGAATCTATTGTCGGTTTTACTTACGAAGGGGATTTTTCGGGAGCTTATGATTCTTTTTTGGATCAAAAGCCGTCGGATTGGAACATTCAGGCATTGTCTAATGTGGAGGCCCTGAGGATCAGCTACCAGGATCTCATGGAAATGTACGATGCCTACAAATCTGTGGAACGCTGGGGGCGAATGTTCAATGCCAGGATACTGATAGGAATGGGTAGGAGACAAGTGGAGGTGCGAGATTTTTCGGCAGAAGAGCGTTTTGATCGACTGATGCAGGATAGCCCTCACATTTTTCAAAAAGTTCCTCAGAAGTATTTGGCTTCTTATCTGGGTATGACCCCTGAGACTTTCAGTCGGATGAGGAAAAGTACCATGAAAAATTCTGTTGTAGAACGAACTTGA
- a CDS encoding DUF4290 domain-containing protein, producing the protein MHDYNTVQEHLILKEYGRNVQKLVDHLLTIEDKEERNKKAQTMVELMKQINPTAKETTETNQKIWDDMHIISGFKLDIEGPFPTPDKAILDKKPDRVPYSANDITFRHFGKNIELLIDKAITLEDAEEKEAAIIHIGKLMKTFFYSYNQDTMEDDVVYTNIRKLSKNQLDIDMEKVKAGNLFEPQKREKRSNRRAHNNNNRRNNNNNNNNRRRRN; encoded by the coding sequence ATGCACGATTATAATACAGTCCAGGAACATTTGATCCTAAAAGAATACGGGCGCAACGTTCAAAAATTAGTTGATCACTTATTGACTATTGAAGACAAGGAGGAAAGAAACAAGAAAGCTCAGACAATGGTTGAGCTGATGAAGCAAATCAATCCTACCGCCAAAGAAACGACTGAAACCAATCAAAAAATCTGGGATGACATGCACATCATCTCTGGCTTCAAACTGGATATAGAAGGTCCTTTCCCTACTCCAGACAAAGCTATTTTAGACAAGAAGCCAGATCGTGTCCCTTATTCAGCTAACGACATTACTTTCAGACACTTCGGTAAGAACATCGAACTATTGATTGATAAAGCCATCACGCTGGAAGATGCTGAAGAAAAAGAGGCTGCAATTATTCACATCGGCAAATTGATGAAGACTTTCTTCTACTCTTACAATCAAGACACTATGGAAGATGATGTGGTTTACACCAACATCAGGAAACTCTCCAAAAATCAGCTTGATATTGATATGGAAAAAGTGAAAGCTGGAAACCTCTTCGAGCCTCAAAAACGTGAAAAACGTAGCAACAGAAGAGCCCATAACAACAATAACAGAAGGAATAATAACAACAACAATAACAACAGAAGAAGAAGAAATTAA
- a CDS encoding SdiA-regulated domain-containing protein: MRTVLLTYCLLISKLLMAQSSYEQLEMISIHQLEKEDTLRFDLSGIVEVDNRYFVISDKVWNRYIYEISLDQNKFNLVQSYFFNAKFRLDLEAIDYCDGYFYLANEKNGGIYRLNKSDLFDGKGKLELIDIPFEDKQLKQTEWGNAGWEGLAINCENQILYLVKERQPRFILPYDNKSNQLLPEFDIPNTESNDFSDAKFENGFLYLLERNGNYISKIDPASGEVIDKKYYGHICSHPEGKLFEPEKYGMAEALLLKENEIWIGLDNNGIQTSTHATNTYQIKGNNPVIIKFKRPKGF; encoded by the coding sequence ATGAGAACAGTACTTCTCACGTACTGCCTTTTGATTTCAAAGTTGCTAATGGCTCAATCGAGCTATGAGCAACTTGAAATGATCTCTATACATCAATTAGAGAAAGAGGATACACTGAGATTTGATCTTAGCGGAATCGTAGAAGTAGATAATCGGTACTTTGTTATTTCTGACAAAGTATGGAACCGATACATTTATGAAATCTCATTGGATCAAAACAAGTTCAACCTTGTTCAATCCTACTTTTTCAACGCAAAATTCCGACTGGATCTAGAAGCCATAGACTACTGCGATGGCTATTTCTATCTGGCCAATGAAAAAAATGGCGGAATCTACCGATTGAATAAAAGCGACCTTTTTGATGGGAAGGGCAAACTAGAACTGATAGATATTCCTTTCGAAGACAAGCAACTAAAGCAAACCGAATGGGGCAATGCCGGATGGGAAGGATTGGCAATCAACTGCGAAAATCAAATCTTATACCTGGTCAAGGAAAGACAGCCGAGATTCATATTACCCTACGACAATAAGTCCAACCAATTACTCCCTGAATTTGACATCCCGAATACAGAAAGCAACGATTTTTCAGATGCCAAATTTGAAAATGGCTTTTTATACCTTCTCGAGAGAAACGGCAATTATATATCCAAGATTGACCCAGCGTCTGGTGAGGTGATAGACAAAAAGTATTATGGTCATATCTGCAGTCATCCTGAAGGGAAGCTCTTTGAACCAGAAAAATACGGCATGGCAGAAGCCCTGTTACTTAAAGAAAACGAAATATGGATTGGGCTTGACAACAATGGCATTCAGACAAGCACTCATGCCACTAACACCTACCAAATCAAGGGAAACAATCCTGTAATCATCAAATTCAAGCGCCCTAAAGGATTTTAA